TTTGATTGGTTACAAGAGGACTCAGCGATATAGCCAATAGAAAATGTGGCTCCCAAAACCTCATTTGCATAATCCCACCCACAATCAATCTGGTGTTGTTTCTTCCAATTAGCTAAGACTTCTTTGAAATCCTTCATTAGCATAAACGCCCTATAAGTAGGAGATGTCTACTTCCAACCCACATTGAGCTTCCTGTGTTTGGAGATTTGAAGATGCCTGAACCTGCGAAGTCCGCTCCCGCCCCGAAGAAGGGCTCCAAGAAGGCCGTGACCAAGGCCCAGAAGAAGGACGGCAAGAAGCGCAAGCGCAGCCGCAAGGAGAGCTACTCGGTGTACGTGTACAAGGTGCTGAAGCAGGTCCACCCCGACACCGGCATCTCCTCCAAGGCCATGGGCATCATGAACTCGTTCGTCAACGACATCTTCGAGCGCATCGCGGGCGAGGCGTCGCGCCTGGCGCATTACAATAAGCGCTCGACCATCACGTCCCGGGAGATCCAGACGGCCGTGCGCCTGCTGCTGCCCGGAGAGCTGGCCAAGCACGCCGTGTCCGAGGGCACCAAGGCCGTCACCAAGTACACCAGCTCCAAGTGAAGTGACCGTGCCAAGTAAGCTATTGCTAATTCcaaaggctcttttcagagcCACCCACCTTCTCAAAAAGAGAGTTGTGGCAAAGCACTGTTTAGCTTAATTTATGTTAAACCTTAAGCCTTCTTTATAGCGGTCAGGGCCACGTAAAGCGTTAATATGTTACTTTTTAGTTGgaattgtttgtgttttgaaatatttcataggAAATTTAAGTTCCAGAGCCTGTGAACGTCACTTCCGTTTGAGCTGAGTCAGTTCACCGGAAGGAACGACGTCGTAGAGCAAGGACGACAGATAATGGAGTCAGTATACAGACCTGGTAATATTTTGGCCGCTggtgttttgtctttaaaatacttAACTCCAGGTGGTTTATTTTGGGGAGAAGTGCTTTAAGTTTACTTTCGTTTTGAAAGGTCTAGACAGGAGCAGCTTGTTAGAGAAAACAGCCTTTTCATATTTGTAGATTTAACATACAGCAGACTCctgctttaattaaaatatgaagtcTGCCATTATCAAACGGACCTCCGACACTGACAGTCGCCGCCCCCAGATTCTGGTGAGAAATGAAACAATTTGTTCAAAAGCAGATGgagacatttatcacatgttaGAGCCTTGGCCCAATTATTTTCATAGGTCCAGCGTGGTGAAAGgcagagaggagtgaggggaagtGGCCAGTGGGTGGGGGTGAATGGTaatgtttaaatgaaataaaaatttatacaaGTGATAGGGATTCAACATGTCAGCTTATAAACTGAATTCACAGGCAAATAATTAAGAATTTAGATAAAAGACCTTAGATGAATATTAAATAGAATGAATTAGTGCCTCCTCTTTGGCtactatttaattttaacttagAAGTTAGGAAATATAAGGCACTGAAATGTTTGCCGCTGAGGAGTCTAGCCCCCGCAGCAGGCTTTCAGCAGGTCAGAGAAACAGGAGAGAAGCTgctaggagagagagacacaggccTACAGGAGACTTTTGCTCAGGACCAAAGcttcattcttcattttcttttcctctctgatggatattctttatctgttcttttctctgttctgttcctGATGTTTCCCTTcccagttttatttctctttcctaacaTCATCCTCTTTATTTCTGCCCTGATGTTTTTCCTTCaatatctttctatttttttcttattccttttataCCACCTAAGGGCAAAGACTTCAATGCAAGGAAAGATTCCCTCACAATCATGAAGTTATATGTTTTTCATAAACCATTTTTTACATAGGAAGAAATCATATTAAGATCAGAAGTTACTTGTTTTCCTTAGAAGCTCACAAGcagttaaacatttttctttgtgttagtTTTCCTACCATAACATCTTCACCCCAAAGCAAtgattcttttattattgatttaaaaaggTTTAAGGAAGTTAAGTATATTTTAGCCAGTTCCTTTCGTACTGGCAGGCAGCTGTGTGGCATTGGAGAAGATCCCCAaagactgttttgtttgttttttttcatgtaaaaagCATCTTAGCTGTCCTAATATTATGAACTTAGAACTTCAATTTGAGATAGGGAAAATGGAAGTTGTCAGAGAAAGATTAAAGAagtttttacctttaaaaattacatcttcTCTAATTTGTGTGCTTGTGGTGGGTAGGGAAGCTCACACGTGATGCTGCACAAGTCCAGGTcaggacaacttgagggagtccactttctccttctgcctgtggatccaagggattgaactcaggtcatcagactgggtggcaagcacctttactttcTGAGCCGTCTTGCCAGGTCAAGGTTAAAGATCTTTAATCCATATGCATGCTGTCTGCACTTGTCTGACATAgtttatacattttattcttataGTAGAAGCATGTACATGAAACAGCGTTAT
This genomic window from Microtus ochrogaster isolate Prairie Vole_2 chromosome 16, MicOch1.0, whole genome shotgun sequence contains:
- the LOC101999342 gene encoding histone H2B type 1 → MPEPAKSAPAPKKGSKKAVTKAQKKDGKKRKRSRKESYSVYVYKVLKQVHPDTGISSKAMGIMNSFVNDIFERIAGEASRLAHYNKRSTITSREIQTAVRLLLPGELAKHAVSEGTKAVTKYTSSK